CTCTACACACggtgacaggggaaggaggagctcatcggcgGTGTGTACATGGATGACTTGATTGTCATCGAtgcgcgtgcggaggacatcgatcaGTTCAAGAGCGAGATGGCAGCTCGGTTCAAGATGAGCGATCTCAAtgtgctctcctactacctcggcattgacGTGAAGCAAGGGAAGGAGAGCATCTCCCTAGGCCAGCGTTCCTATGCGAAGAAGCTGCTGGAGCGCGGTGACATGGCGGACTGCAAGCCGAGCgcgactccaatggaggagcggctgaagctgagcaAGAACACCACCGTGGTGAAGGTGGACGTGACACGCTACCAGAGCATCGTCGGCGGGCTACGCTACCTCACCCATACCCGGTTGGACATCACGTTCGTGGTTGGGTACGTCAGCCGTTTCATGGAGGACTAGTATGAAGATCACTGGACAACGGTCATGAGGCTGCTGCGCTACATCAAGGGGTCGCTTgatcaagcgatcatcttccccaagcgAGGCGGCAAAGGTGGGCTGAGGCTCACGGTCTTCAGCGAGGCACCTCCCAAGACCGAGGAACATGAGCCAGAGCTCACTATCTTcagtgatgcagacatggcgggcgacattgATGGTCGACGGAGCACCTCCGATGTGCTTGTCTTCCTTGGAGCAGCCCCCATTGCTTGGTAGTCGCTGAAGCAGAAGATTCTGGCGCTGTCGATGTGTGAGGAGGAGTATGTCGCACCAACCACGGTGGCGTGCCAGGCTGTTTGGTTGCGCCGGCTACTGGGCGAGCTGACTGGCAAGGAAGCTCACTCGCcagctctgatggtggacaatcagcccgccatcgccctctccAAGAACCCTATCCTCCACgaccagagcaagcacatcgacatcaagttccacttccttcgggactgtgtcgatggagggcagatcgttatTGAGTTGTCGAGACCGGCAGACAGCTCGCTGACATCCTCGCCAAGTCACTCGGGCGTCTGTggttcatggagctgaggaagatgattggcatggatgaggtcaaggctttgggttagcagcaggattaggaaaAGAATTGTAAGACACAATCTGATGCTGATCTCTCTCTCTTCGATTGCTGCACAACAGATTTGGCTATAGGTCAGTCTCTGCTGTCCTAGTTGTTGTAGCAGTAAAGCAATAGGCCACCActagtacattagttggtagctaatacatcagccatgtcttggtagtgggcaGAGGTAGGAATTGTACTgctagtactaggagtagttATGGCTGTACTTAGCCATGCTCATGTGTACCTTATAGTTGGTACATGAGTTGTATATATTCTACCACTATCCAATGGAAAAAGGcagttcagttgccacaaaccAAAAGAGCAGAGCTCTGGCTATACCTGTCATTGGGCAGGGTTTGGACAATTTTAGGCTTCACCAAATCCAAACCTAGCCAGCTGATCCCCATTCCCCCACCCTCCCCAATTGCACCCATGTTCATTTGCCCAAACCCGATGGATAATGGGGAAGCCAATGGATAAGCTCCATTGAACTCCTAAAGGCTGGTCACCGCCGCCGTGCAAAGAACGCGTCGTGCAGCCCCGGATGCCTGGATCGACGAGCAGACAAGTTTACGTATGGACTATGGAGTCGAAATGTTGCGGCTGGCCTTGAGCACCGTCCTCCACATGCCGTCGCTCCCGTCCTTGGCCGCCACCAGGTCCGGGATGGGGACACCTGCTGTTGCAGCCGCCTCTGGTCCACCGCCGACACCCATGACGGGAACCCACGCTCGACGCGTCCGTACCCTTCCAGCGGGGTTGCCTCTCCACCAGCCCCGCCTCAGCACCGACAGCACGGTCTGGACCCCCGCCACGGACTCGGACTCGGACTCCACGGTGCTGCCGGTGTGGTTCCCCGCAGACTGCTCGGCCGCCCTTGTGCCCAGCTGCACTGGCATGTGCCCCAGCAGCTCCACGCAGTCAGCAGTCGCGCACCCACAGTGCCCCCGCCCCCGGGTGGCGGAGGTTCGCGGAGCAATTGGACACGGACGCCGCGCGCACCACCATGGCCGAGATCACGGGTAAAACGGATGACACCGTCCCCATATCCTCTTATTAGTGGATAATACCCATAACCTACCCGTTTCTAATAATGGCCTGAATTGAAGATTCTATATAATCAACGATGCACCCAACTTTTCAGATAATAACTACTCAGAACTTTATTGTCTCAATTTACCTGCAGGCAGTTTATATGCAGGCATAGATCAATTCCTTTTGGTATGTCCAAAATTATCCTTTTACTTGTTGAAAAACTGTATTGCATATGAATTGGTATGCCTTTTTATTCAATACCTTTTTATTGTCTAACTGTAGCATTTCACAAATGAGATTACGTTGAACCAAGAAAGATGGCAACTACACAGGAAATATCAGTATTTCATAGTCACTGCAAGATTAAAATAGCTTCCACAGATTAGGCTTTTCCTTAAGGATTCATAATTTAATTTCTAACCATGATTACCAGTTTGCAATTTTATATAATATAATGCTATAATGGCTAATCCCTAGGGCTGGGGTTCATAGTTTCATTTCTAACCATGATATAATTTCGTTTCATTCGTGCAGCAATGTCAAGATCATTAGTATCTCACAGGCACTAACCCAGTGTTCAGAAGGTCTTACTGTAGTTTAGTAAGTCTTTCTCAATGTTTTTTTTCCCATTTGTGTGAACCGGGGCAATCAGCACGACAACTCTTCCGGAAAAGCTGAGATGGTGAATACATTACCGTCGATGTTTACAATATTTGTTTGAAACTGACATGTACTCATGTATTGTGTGTATGTACTTAACAACGAAGAAATATCATTAATGAGATACCTGGTAAACTAACACATGGTTTCTGCAGTGTTGTTGATTGGATCTTCACCATGTGTCTTTTGCCTCAAGTGGTTCTCTAAGCCTAACTTGAAATTGCACTTGAATTGGTAGAAGAGGCACACTTCAATTGGACGCCACTTCTCCTTTTCCGGTTCCACGTGGCTGCCATTGCCTCAGTTTGTTCTTCAGACAGATGATTCATAGTTTGGATGGTAGGGCGCTGCGAAGCGCGCAAAAATTTCTAGTCTGTATTAATATTACCTCAATCTAGATTTGAGACGCATGGACCTTCTACTAGTAGCTGTTTGGTAGCAATGGCTTCAGCAAACTTGATATGAATAATATTGTGATCCATCTGACCATGTTTTTGGAcaaaaaaaagtaaatatggTTCTGCAAGAGAATGTGATACAGCATTTAAAATCACGAAAAAGGCAAGGATTTGTTACATAGGCAATTTGATGTACACGAAATGTTCTTGtttttgagaaaagatagattaaCTCCTCTATGCCGGCTATCTTGAGGGAAATGTATTGGCTGCAGTGTGAAGGTACAACTATATACAAGAGACTATTTGTTCAGCGAGCCGGGTCAAGGCAAGGATTTGGAGGTCATTGTGTTAGACATTTTCATTAAGAATGGATGTGAAAGCAATAATagatttttttgtatttttttcattttcatttgCGTTCTCTTTCCCCTTATTTTTGTGAGGCTATGAGCAGCCAATGATCCAACTTCAGTCTATTTTAACCTAATTGTCAGTTCGAACTAGTAACTAGCTCTAGCTAATCTAAAGAGGCTCTAATATGATCCACTAGCCGGGTCGATAATTGGATACAAAAGGATGAGCTGCTCATGCATGCTCTTAGTATAAAAAAGGAAGGTATAGGGCCTATTTTGCACAACTTCACCAATAGCTTCATGAGctgttgtgagctatttttgcTAAACACCCTTTTTCAAAATAGTTTTATAGGTGAAGCTATTTTTTCTCTTCTCATAAAGAGATGAGTTGGGATGAAGCTGAAAAAAGTAGCTTATACCAGGTTCACCTACCGCTTTGTGGGCCCTACTGGGTGTGAAGACGTGGTTTGCCCCGAGTCGCAGGAGCATGGCGTCGCTCGACTGTACCGCACCGTGCGAGTAGGCACGCGGACGCTAGGGCTTGCCGCCATCGGGGCAGGCGTGCGGCCTCTGGGGCTCGCCGCCATCGGGGCAGGCGCGCGACCACATGTGCTCACGGCCACCTGGGCAGGCGCGCAGGACGCTGGGGTGTTGTGGGTGCTGGCACGAGACGTCGCCACGGCGCTGGCACGGCCATGAAGCTAGGACACATCGGGTGCGCCACCGTCGGGACCAGCCTGCCAGGGTAACGCGACCGCCGGGGGAGAAGAAGGACGCGAGTAGGCGCGGCTGCCGGCGGCCTACGCGTAGGGGACGTCATCGGAACTAGGGGGCATGGGGCTGGGCCCTGGGGGCATGGCCGCCCGGGCTAGCGGCGTCAGGGCACAGGCACCGTGGCACGGCCACCGGGGCTCGTGAGAGCCGCCTAGATGAGCGGCACGGTCGCCTCCATGGGGTCATGCGAGGACGCGACCGAGCGACCCGTGAGGAAGAAAGAGATGCCCGTGAGGAGTTGAGGGAAAAAATAGAAGGAAAAAACTAAGGGCACTATGGTAATTTTACTCTTTTTGTCCATCATATGATGCTGTTTGAGGAAGAGAAAAACAGATCAGCTTCAGCTTCAGCAAATAATTGTTGTCGAGTTGTTCCTGTCGGCTTGTTCCTTACGTTTGCTCGTTAGGAATGTGATTCCTGTCGGTTTTGAGGCCTCTCTTGGCGGTTTTTGGCTGTCGGGAAAAGTCTCTGCTCTGGTAGTGTATGAAGATGTTTTTTTCAAAAAACAACTTCACTGGTGCAGCTGAACTATGTGGGCCATAGTAGTTTCTTTGTGCCATATGACCAAAGCCGTATAGAAAACGTGTCCCGCGTGGTGACCGCCCAACAGGGCAGTTGACTCATTGACGGAAgtactatacgatatggactatgcatagtGAGGTTGATGTGAAtattctgcaggaaaacgatgatgatgtggacatgcctgacatagctatccacgatgctgacgaggaacccggtgtcaatacagaacctatggccacagttaataatgtgtttaggaacacgctagctgacgataccgaggataacgatggcatttctcagctgctacgtaatgtagagaatgaatgtcttagtgaaagacagctaagaaagctagagaaaatgagacaagatggtaaaacaccattatataggaattgtccaatgagcaaactggaagccgacatcatgttgttagagttcaaatcgacaaacggattgagcaataaaggcttcgatcagttgttaggtataataagaaaaatgctcccagaaaaaatgaattaccagaaaagacatacttggccaagtaaCTGATCTGCCCcgtcggcctcgaggttgaaaaaatccacgcatgttccaatgattgtaaattgtaccgtggagaaaaatacaaagacttggagaAGTGCCCCAAGTGTAATCATTAATTATATATTCTCCTTAAATGAGCCTTGCATCCAGTTTAGATAGCTAATCTTAAGGTGATTTAATTAATCTGGTGCATGCTCGTGTGTTAAATTGCATTATTTCACTAGGCCGGAAGTGGGTTTTCATATTAGTAATTATTGCTTGTACTCTGATTCATTGCAGGAAAAGCTTTCATTGGACCAAAATATATGGTGATTAGACAAAGTGTGGCTACAGCCTGCCCATCCGAGGAGAGGACATCTACAATTGTTAACAATCAATTCTCTTAGAACAAAAGAAAAACACAGTGCTTGCGTTCACCTTTTCCCTGTTGAAGTCTGGTATAAGTATGTTTATTATCATCTCCTATATTTGTAACTACAATTTTTCTCTCACTTAGTACGCAGTTTCAAATATCATTATGCACTGACCGTGTAAACTAATGTATGCAGGGATCTAGGATCCTTACGgcagagccacatgatgctagCTTGCAGTGGCAAGTGGGAGTGACATCTGCTTGGTAGAAGCTCGTCTCCAGCACACAGTACACATTCTCTGTTCATGTGCAGACTGTCGTCATAGTACTAAATCATGGTTTGTTCACTCTTGTAGTCTTGACCATGTATATTTGTACACTCCATATATTCTTTTTAAGTAATGGACCTATATATATTTACACATGTAATGGGTCTGAAGCCGTGGATCTTGTATTGAACCGAATGTGTGGTGATGAAAGCAGTAGAACATGCAGCACGAACATTGTATGCTGACCCTATTGATGATCATGAAATCAGGCATCCCAATCATTATTGTTGGTTGATCTTGTTCAGCCTCCTCGATGTCGTGGCGATTATGGAGTTTTCCTCTCCTCTGATCTCGTGGCAACACCATATGTGTCCTCTGCTTCTGTCGCCTGTACTGCACCAATATATGAAGGCCCTCTGCTTTCTGAGGGAGATAGACGAGCCTTCACTTTGAGCTGTGACTGAGGAATATAATGGTTCATTCATAATTCTTTGGAAGCACGGGACAGCATGCAGTTCAGTCAACAGAGTAAGGACGAAGTATAACAGAGCAGAAACAAAGCAGAGCAGAGCACAGCCACCCTGTCGTCGCTTGGTTTATTGGGCCTTGCACCAGAACACCTCTGTCGCTTGGGCTCTCAACCTGTACGAGGAGCTTATACCAACCTGATATATATGTGCAGAACTTCCCATCAGTTGTCGAGCTTGACGTGTCCCTCTGCCCCAAGCCCAAGAGGACCACTGGCCTCAGCAGATCGCACAAGATTAGTATCCTCCGCTGTCTAAATCTGCAGGTGCTTCAAGGTGTCCCCGCACTCGACATATGCAATCGATTGTCCCATGCTCAAAAGGATCAACAACCTCTCTAGGTTACAGAAAATCAGGATCATCGGTTGCCCAAATGAGCAGGTGCTAAAAGGAGTCCCGTCCCTAGACAGCATGGAGATTATTGTTCTTGTTAAGAGGTGGCTCATCTGAGAACGACAAGATCAGCCATATCAAGTGAGTCGACTGCATTCCAGGAGATGAAAACTTTGATGTCGCTTGGTTTTTGCAGCGCCTGATcagaaataaagcaagtgtataTTTAGCCAGGGCCAGGTAGTTAATAATTTTCTCTCGCAACACATTGCTCGTCTTAGTATGTATTTTTTATGCAACCAACTTTATGTATGCAGGGATGGGATCCTGTACATTCCTTTCTGCCATTGGAGCGCGCGGGGCCAGGGATCATCATCTCTAGCTGGCAGATTTAATTTCAGTTTTCTACACTGTCACACAGAGGACAGTTGCAAAGACACgatcgaccacctagtgccaaaTCATGAGAAGCCTAGAAGCCGGCGTGGCCGAGGTGTGTCCTCGACAGATATCAGCTGGCCTTTGGGCTGGACGACGCCAATTTTTCAATTGCAGATCTCGAGGAGGGAGCAAAACTTTTTGTTTTCCCCGGCCACAGAGGAACACGGCGGGGTGTTAGGTATAATATTACTATATGATATTATATGGTGAATTAGCAGAGTGTTGAAATACCGAGCTGGAGTGGTGAGACCGCAGCACTAGTTGTATCCTTGCTTGCGcacgtgtgtgtgcgtgtgtattTCTATATGAGTTGTACAACTAATGGAGATGTTAGGACTTGCACACGTACAGTACGTACTAGTGTTGTGTGCATGCTTTCAACTTATTGACAGGTTTTACTATAGAACCTGTATGTTCCCATCCCTCCCTTGTTAATTAATGTAGACTATTGACTGAGAACAAGTATATTATACACATCATATCCATATGGCAAAAAACTATGCACCCACAACGCAAGCGCACCCCGCCTTAAATTTGCTCCAGCTCGGCCCCTACATCCACGGTTGTGAACATCCTCACCACCAAGGTGAGTGTCACCGGTTGTGGCCTTGACGTCAA
The sequence above is drawn from the Miscanthus floridulus cultivar M001 chromosome 15, ASM1932011v1, whole genome shotgun sequence genome and encodes:
- the LOC136507740 gene encoding uncharacterized mitochondrial protein AtMg00810-like; its protein translation is MAAAKDWHVHHLDVKSALLNVELMETGKEELIGGVYMDDLIVIDARAEDIDQFKSEMAARFKMSDLNVLSYYLGIDVKQGKESISLGQRSYAKKLLERGDMADCKPSATPMEERLKLSKNTTVVKVDVTRYQSIVGGLRYLTHTRLDITFVVGYVSRFMED